The DNA segment AACGTTATTATTGGTAAACTGGTTCCAGCCGGTACGGGTATGACAAGGTACCGCAAGATTCAGGCACAGTCTGAAGCTAAAGAAGAGACTGAAACCGTTGAAGAAGTAACACAGCCATAAAGTCATAACAATTAACACAGGATAAATGGAAGGGAAGCATCTTCTTTCAAAAACTATCAAAAATGCAGTTGACATGAATTTTGGGTAGTGATAATATAAGCAAGGTGCTTCCGTTTATCCTTGTTACTTTGGAGGATATGAAGATGTCTTATGAAAAAGTAGCACAGGCTAAATCTGATATAGTCATTGGAACCAAACAAACACTTAAAGCTATGAAAAATGGCGAAGTGAACCACGTCATCACAGCTGATGATGCTGATCAGTTTATGACAATGAAAGTAGCCAAACTAGCTGCACAAATGAATATTCCTCATACGAACGTTGCTTCGATGGAGGAACTAGGGAATGCGTGTGGAATTGATGTTGGGGCTGCTACAGTGGCGATAAAGCAA comes from the Halobacillus shinanisalinarum genome and includes:
- a CDS encoding ribosomal L7Ae/L30e/S12e/Gadd45 family protein; translation: MSYEKVAQAKSDIVIGTKQTLKAMKNGEVNHVITADDADQFMTMKVAKLAAQMNIPHTNVASMEELGNACGIDVGAATVAIKQ